The Methanosphaera sp. WGK6 genome contains a region encoding:
- a CDS encoding ABC transporter permease, translating to MLNNKKLIKFLGYKTVRFIILLICVILLSFLLIQISPINPVKTYISNMVVSPDQVAKLEAYWGVNQPITTRMFDWFSKVIHGDLGNSLIFRIPVIQVIVERFSASLVLMLSSWVISGVLGFGLGILAGFKRDTWIDKVIKVYCYTLQSAPTFWIALIILMIFSIYLGWFPTGGGVPIGSLSNTVTFTQWLNRLILPALTLSILGVASIALYTRDKLIEVMSSDYVLFAKARGESGWNLVKRHGIRNVLLPAITLQFIGFSELFGGAVLVEQVFTYPGIGQAAVSAGLKSDVPLLLGIVIFSAIFVYVGNLIADILYNFVDPRIREGDDEN from the coding sequence TTGTTAAATAATAAAAAATTAATCAAATTTTTAGGTTATAAAACAGTTCGTTTTATAATTTTATTAATATGTGTAATATTATTAAGTTTTTTATTAATTCAAATATCACCCATAAATCCTGTTAAAACATATATTTCAAACATGGTTGTAAGTCCTGATCAAGTAGCAAAATTAGAAGCTTATTGGGGTGTAAATCAACCTATAACTACAAGAATGTTCGATTGGTTTTCAAAAGTTATACATGGAGATTTAGGTAATTCCTTAATCTTTAGAATACCAGTTATTCAAGTTATAGTTGAGAGATTTTCAGCATCTCTAGTGTTAATGCTAAGCTCATGGGTAATATCAGGAGTATTAGGTTTTGGATTAGGAATTCTCGCAGGATTTAAAAGAGACACATGGATTGATAAAGTAATAAAAGTATACTGTTACACACTACAATCAGCACCAACATTCTGGATAGCATTAATAATCTTGATGATATTCAGTATATATCTTGGATGGTTCCCTACTGGTGGAGGAGTACCAATAGGAAGTTTAAGTAATACAGTAACATTTACGCAATGGTTAAATCGTTTAATACTACCTGCATTAACATTAAGTATATTAGGTGTTGCATCTATTGCATTATACACAAGAGATAAACTTATTGAAGTAATGTCTAGTGATTATGTTTTATTTGCAAAAGCTAGAGGAGAATCAGGTTGGAATCTTGTGAAAAGACATGGTATAAGAAATGTATTACTACCAGCAATTACACTACAATTTATTGGATTCAGTGAATTATTTGGTGGTGCAGTACTAGTAGAACAAGTATTCACATATCCTGGAATTGGACAAGCAGCAGTATCTGCAGGATTAAAAAGTGATGTACCATTACTATTAGGAATAGTAATTTTCAGTGCAATATTTGTATATGTAGGTAATTTAATTGCAGATATACTATATAACTTTGTAGATCCAAGAATAAGAGAAGGAGATGATGAGAATTAG
- a CDS encoding ABC transporter permease yields MRISSFTEEKNKYNLLERINLRTKTLLAIGISVFILVLVVIISLCIDSSSITTNFSMMNQPPSFEHLFGTDWMGRDMFTRTLKGLGLSVQIGLGASILSSVIAVILAFLSSFNKYLDSFVAWLIDLFLSIPHILLIILISISLGGGAFGVIIGVAFTHWTSLTRVLRAEIKEIKTSDYVKLSRKFGKSKLWIARKQIFPLLFSQIVVGTLLIFPHAIMHEASVTFLGFGLSPHEPAIGIILSESMKYLATGNWWLALFPGLSLLVLVLLFDIAGENIKKILDPTSAND; encoded by the coding sequence ATGAGAATTAGTTCATTTACTGAAGAAAAAAATAAGTATAATTTATTAGAACGTATAAATTTAAGAACTAAAACATTACTTGCTATAGGAATATCTGTATTTATCTTAGTATTAGTTGTAATTATAAGCTTATGTATTGATTCTTCAAGTATCACAACCAACTTTAGCATGATGAATCAACCACCATCCTTTGAACATTTATTTGGAACTGATTGGATGGGAAGAGATATGTTCACACGTACACTCAAAGGATTAGGTTTAAGTGTACAAATAGGATTAGGAGCATCAATATTAAGTAGTGTTATTGCAGTAATATTAGCATTTTTATCCAGTTTTAATAAATACTTAGATTCCTTTGTAGCATGGCTTATAGATTTATTCTTATCTATTCCACATATTCTACTTATTATTCTCATATCTATCTCATTAGGTGGAGGAGCATTTGGAGTAATAATTGGTGTTGCATTTACACATTGGACATCACTTACAAGAGTATTAAGAGCTGAAATTAAGGAGATTAAAACATCAGATTATGTGAAATTATCACGTAAATTTGGAAAATCTAAGTTATGGATTGCAAGAAAACAAATATTTCCACTATTATTTAGTCAAATAGTTGTTGGAACACTATTAATATTCCCTCATGCAATTATGCATGAAGCAAGTGTAACATTCCTAGGATTTGGTTTATCACCACATGAACCTGCAATTGGAATAATATTATCTGAGTCAATGAAATATCTTGCAACTGGTAATTGGTGGCTAGCACTATTCCCAGGGTTATCCTTATTAGTACTAGTATTACTATTTGATATAGCAGGAGAAAATATTAAGAAAATACTTGATCCAACAAGTGCAAATGATTAA